A genomic window from Salvelinus sp. IW2-2015 linkage group LG13, ASM291031v2, whole genome shotgun sequence includes:
- the LOC111971737 gene encoding gastrula zinc finger protein XlCGF7.1-like, translated as MDPGIMPLGLETQTDLSRGDWNPYRSSVYSEGCLDKKGEVLVIDEVTVKVEGDAPLKWNVDKTHLGGHSQGRDFLNYRESLETNPNVTTHSPLHTVRDHESVSTSMGPSXSQDRVLFDQVLNSKGQKAKARGRGATSGKSKEKRFLCMFCNKGFSCPQKVEIHQRVHTGEKPFGCTQCHMRFAEAGNLKKHQRVHTGEKPFGCTQCHMRFAQAGHLKRHQRVHTGEK; from the coding sequence atggaccctggcatCATGCCCTTGGgcttagagacacagactgatctgtctagaggggactggaacccCTACCGTAGTAGTGtttactctgaagggtgcctagataagaaaggggaggttcTAGTCATAGATGAAGtcactgtgaaagtggagggcgacgcTCCTCTGAAATGGAATGTAGATAAGACTCACTTAGGAGGACACTCACAAGGCAGAGATTTCTTAAattacagggaaagcttagagacaaatccaaatgtcacaacccactcccctttacacacGGTCAGGGATCATGAGTCAGTGTCCACGTCGATGGGACCTTCKAAMTCACAGGACCGcgtccttttcgatcaggtattgaactcaaaggGCCAAAAGGCCAAGGCACGGGGTAGAGGAGCAACATCAGGCaaaagtaaagagaaacggttcttatgcatgttctgtaacaaaggcttcagctgcccccagaaggtggagatccaccagagggtccacacaggggagaaacccttcggATGTACCCAGTGTCATATGCGCTTCGCTGAGGCTGGCAACCTGAAGaagcaccagagggtccacacaggggagaaaccatttggctgtacccagtgtcacatgcgcttcgctCAGGCTGGTCACCTGAAGAGACACCAGAGGGTRCACACAGGGGAGAAATAA